The genomic segment AGGATATTGACCTGCAAAGAAATGACGATGCCTTTCTCAATGCAATAGGAGCAGAGATTATTCCCGACCCCACAACTGCCGGTGATTTTCTCAGGCGTTTTGAAAAAGAAGATATTATTAAGTTGATGGATATAAAAAATAAAATTCGTCAAAGAATCTGGGAGCAGCAGTCCCAAAATTTTAAAAAGGAAGCTGTTATTAATGTTGACGGGACAATATGCAAAACAACCGGTGAGTGTAAGGAAGGTATGGATATTTCCTACAACGGACAGTGGGGATACCATCCTCTTATCGTATCATTGGCCAATACCAGGGAACCCCTTTATATTATTAATCGTTCAGGTAATGTCGCTTCTCATGATGATTCTGCACAATGGATTGATAAAGCCCTGGAACTTGTTTCAGGCACTTTTGATAAAATTTATCTTCGCGGAGATACGGATTTTAGCCTGACACAAAATTTTGATAAATGGGACAAAAGCTGTACATTTGTCTTTGGTATAGATGCTATGCCAAATCTGGTCAAAATTGCAAAAAATGATATAGACCACTGGGAACTGCTTGAAAAGGAAGAAAAATATGAAGTAAAAACAAAACCTCGCAAGCGTCCGAAAAATGTAAAGCAGGATGTTGTCAAGAAAAGAAATTTTAAAAAAGTCATAACTGAATCAGAACATGTTGGTGAATTTTCTTATCAACCTGTAAAGTGCGATAAGGCATATCGAATAGTTGTTTTAAAAAAGCAGTTAAAGGTAGTCAAAGGGACAAAGCATCTTAGCGATGATATCCGTTATTTTTTCTATATCGGAAATGATTGGAAAAAGGTGCCCGAACAAATTCTTAAATTTTATCGAAAACGAGCCGATCATGAAAATGATATAGAGCAATTGAAAAACGGTGTTAAAGCTCTTCATTCACCTTCAAACACATTTTTTGCCAATTGGGCGTATATGGTAATTGCTGCATTGGCATGGGACTTGAAATCCTGGTATGGATTGATGCAGCCTTACCGTCCGGTCGGTGTTCAAATTATACGCATGGAATTCAAACGTTTTGTTAATACCTTTATCAATATCCCATGTATTATAATAAAAACAGGCCGAAAGATTTGCTACAATATAATAGGCTATAACACACGCTTAAAACTACTGCTTAATTTTGCTTGCAAGCTGAGAAAATTCAGCTTTCCATAACAATAAATAATGGGCAGCAATTGTATTGGACAATTTGTGAGCCCGTCCCCAAACCATTGAAAGGAGGATACCATAAGTCAACAATACAATTTGTCAATCCAAAATCGGTTTGAGAGAAAACTGACAGGAGAATTGTTGTCTTTAAAGACAATGAGAATTAATTTTAATGCGATTTATCTCGATTTAAACCGCGCTGACAAAATAAAATCTCATTCAATCTAAACGCGCTTGTTTTGGGATTAGACGGCTTGGAAAACAAGCTTGAAGCAGCCTTTCCCTGGCAGGACAAAATACATCTGATTAGATTTGCAGACGACTTTATCATCACCGGTAACAATAAAGAAATACTGGAAAATAAAGTAACTCCAATAGTAAAACAACACTATGGAGAAAGAGGACTGGAACTCTCTGAGGAAAAGACTCATATAGCGCATATCGAAAAAGGATTTGACTTTCTTGGCCAGAATATCCGAAAGTATAACGGCAAACTCTTAATAAAGCCCTCAGATAAAAATGTAAGAAATCTTTTACAGAAAGTAAAAGGGATTATTAAAAACAGTCCGTGCAAAAACCCCATTCATTTGATATGGGAAATAAATCCAATAATCAGGGGATGGGCAAATTTTCATTGTCATGTGGTCAGTAAAGCTATATTTGGACAGGTTGATTTTGAAATAACCAAAACTCTTTGGAAATGGGCTAAACGCAGACATCCCAGGCTGCCTGTAAATCAGGTTAAACAAAAGTATTTTTACCAGACTGAAAGAGGAAGAGACTGGTGCTTCTTTGGTAAGAAAGGTAATAAAAAGGCTGCTTTAACAAAAGCTATGGATGTTAAAATTAAACGTCATGTAAAAATCAAAGGGTGGGCTAATCCCTATGACCCTGAATGGGAGATGTATTTTGAAGGCCGTCTGGACACAGACTGCTGAAAATTTGAAATACAGGAAAAGGATGTTTTCCTTATGGAAAAAGCAGAATGGTTTATGCCTGGTCTGCAAGCAAAGAATAACTGAGCAAACCAAATGGCATAAACACCACACCATATGGAAAGTCGATGGCGGCAGAGATACGCTGGACAATCTTGTTCTGCTT from the Desulfonema limicola genome contains:
- a CDS encoding IS1380 family transposase yields the protein MNKKTKKKLNNRKKKIKKRIERKNWDEQSSPMFAGSNIHYDIDGRNNGIACGGIGVIQMLAQKIGLTKEIDENLHILKRHLPYHDSDHILNIAYNILAGGTTLEDIDLQRNDDAFLNAIGAEIIPDPTTAGDFLRRFEKEDIIKLMDIKNKIRQRIWEQQSQNFKKEAVINVDGTICKTTGECKEGMDISYNGQWGYHPLIVSLANTREPLYIINRSGNVASHDDSAQWIDKALELVSGTFDKIYLRGDTDFSLTQNFDKWDKSCTFVFGIDAMPNLVKIAKNDIDHWELLEKEEKYEVKTKPRKRPKNVKQDVVKKRNFKKVITESEHVGEFSYQPVKCDKAYRIVVLKKQLKVVKGTKHLSDDIRYFFYIGNDWKKVPEQILKFYRKRADHENDIEQLKNGVKALHSPSNTFFANWAYMVIAALAWDLKSWYGLMQPYRPVGVQIIRMEFKRFVNTFINIPCIIIKTGRKICYNIIGYNTRLKLLLNFACKLRKFSFP
- a CDS encoding group II intron maturase-specific domain-containing protein is translated as MENKLEAAFPWQDKIHLIRFADDFIITGNNKEILENKVTPIVKQHYGERGLELSEEKTHIAHIEKGFDFLGQNIRKYNGKLLIKPSDKNVRNLLQKVKGIIKNSPCKNPIHLIWEINPIIRGWANFHCHVVSKAIFGQVDFEITKTLWKWAKRRHPRLPVNQVKQKYFYQTERGRDWCFFGKKGNKKAALTKAMDVKIKRHVKIKGWANPYDPEWEMYFEGRLDTDC
- a CDS encoding HNH endonuclease signature motif containing protein, which encodes MFSLWKKQNGLCLVCKQRITEQTKWHKHHTIWKVDGGRDTLDNLVLLHPNCHRQVHSLKLKVKKPDSERGL